One stretch of Candidatus Omnitrophota bacterium DNA includes these proteins:
- a CDS encoding peptidoglycan DD-metalloendopeptidase family protein, whose product MELPENKKPLVFAAAAVFLLTAVFFIRARRSRDEIPPQPKTIIYGDTLAPGENLITIFARRGVPANNYYDVIGEFSKIYNVKKIQAGHYYEIALSTENKILEFSYQPEVAKKYLVKLTTAGYRSGEVRMRIHKKYFGYSGTVQNNLYYSMISAGVNPSLIMNFADIFESRIAFLTDQRPGDRFFIVYEQSFTDSGQEVDNGTILVGKYIMSGGQRGRGKIKEFMAFAFPRGTLYDYYSPAGESLSTQFLSAPLHFRRISSYFSNRRFHPVLKYYRSHHGIDYAAPTGTPVSSIGDGKVVYVGRNGGYGKMVKIKHNSTYESWYGHLSRYSSSIKRGAFVKKGQDIGYVGSTGLSTGPHLDFRVKKHGSFVNFLTLKLPPAKSLTKKEMEDFLPLKKKYYRSIAELITQGKFKHDKALD is encoded by the coding sequence ATGGAGCTGCCGGAAAACAAAAAACCGCTTGTTTTTGCCGCCGCCGCTGTTTTTCTGCTGACAGCGGTTTTTTTTATCCGTGCCAGGAGAAGCCGCGATGAGATTCCCCCGCAACCGAAGACGATCATATACGGCGACACCCTCGCGCCCGGCGAAAATCTCATAACAATTTTCGCCAGACGCGGCGTGCCGGCGAACAACTATTACGACGTGATCGGCGAATTCTCAAAAATTTACAATGTCAAAAAAATACAGGCCGGACATTACTATGAGATCGCCCTGTCCACGGAAAATAAAATACTGGAATTTTCATACCAGCCGGAAGTGGCAAAAAAATATCTCGTAAAACTCACGACTGCGGGTTACAGGTCCGGTGAAGTGCGAATGAGAATCCATAAAAAATATTTCGGCTATTCCGGCACCGTTCAAAACAATCTTTATTATTCCATGATCTCGGCCGGCGTGAATCCCTCGCTCATAATGAATTTCGCGGATATTTTCGAATCCAGAATAGCGTTTCTCACGGATCAACGGCCTGGTGACAGATTTTTTATCGTTTATGAGCAGTCTTTCACCGACAGCGGACAGGAGGTGGACAACGGCACAATACTCGTCGGCAAATATATCATGTCCGGCGGTCAGCGCGGGAGGGGGAAGATAAAGGAATTCATGGCTTTCGCTTTTCCGCGCGGAACACTTTATGACTACTACAGTCCGGCGGGAGAATCTTTGAGCACGCAGTTCCTCAGCGCGCCCCTGCATTTCAGGAGGATTTCCTCTTACTTCTCCAACCGGCGCTTTCATCCCGTTTTAAAATACTACAGGTCTCACCACGGCATAGACTACGCCGCGCCGACCGGCACTCCCGTGTCATCGATCGGCGATGGCAAAGTTGTTTATGTCGGCAGAAACGGCGGCTACGGCAAGATGGTTAAAATAAAACACAATTCCACATACGAGTCGTGGTACGGACATCTTTCAAGATACTCCAGCAGCATAAAAAGAGGGGCTTTTGTTAAAAAAGGTCAGGATATCGGTTATGTCGGCTCGACAGGTCTTTCTACAGGCCCTCATCTTGATTTCAGGGTAAAAAAACACGGGAGTTTCGTGAATTTCCTGACCTTAAAACTTCCGCCGGCAAAAAGCCTCACAAAGAAAGAGATGGAGGATTTTTTACCGCTCAAGAAAAAGTATTACCGCTCCATAGCCGAACTGATAACGCAGGGCAAATTCAAACATGATAAAGCTCTTGATTGA
- a CDS encoding purine-nucleoside phosphorylase, with the protein MNATDKAYNVIKKKIDGAETALILGSGLGALADEAKNRKEISYEKIPGFAKSKVPGHSGKLISGTIASRKVIIMAGRIHYYEGHPMAKLVLMIEVLAKMGVKKLIVTNAGGAVNRSFKVPSLMLISDHINMLGDNPLIGGAHFIDLSDAYDAEYRKIVKAEAKKLKIQINEGVYLAFSGPSYETKAEIRMVRTLGGDAVGMSTVPEVITAKKLGMTVIGISCMTNYACGVTGQPLSHKEVVESGKMISCDFIRLIKSILSSKKF; encoded by the coding sequence ATGAACGCGACAGACAAAGCTTACAACGTTATAAAGAAGAAGATCGACGGCGCTGAAACAGCCCTGATACTGGGCAGCGGACTGGGGGCTCTTGCGGACGAAGCAAAAAACAGAAAAGAAATTTCCTACGAGAAAATCCCGGGTTTCGCCAAAAGCAAAGTGCCGGGCCATTCCGGAAAGCTCATCTCCGGTACAATAGCTTCGCGGAAAGTCATCATCATGGCCGGAAGGATTCACTATTACGAAGGGCACCCGATGGCGAAGCTTGTGCTGATGATAGAAGTGCTGGCCAAAATGGGCGTGAAAAAACTCATTGTGACGAACGCGGGCGGGGCGGTCAATAGAAGTTTCAAGGTGCCGTCTCTTATGCTGATAAGCGACCACATAAACATGCTCGGGGATAATCCCCTTATCGGCGGCGCGCATTTCATAGATCTGAGCGACGCTTATGACGCGGAGTACAGAAAAATAGTGAAAGCCGAAGCGAAAAAACTGAAAATCCAAATCAATGAAGGCGTTTATCTGGCTTTTTCCGGGCCCTCTTATGAGACAAAGGCCGAGATAAGAATGGTGCGGACGCTCGGCGGCGATGCGGTCGGAATGTCCACAGTGCCGGAGGTGATCACGGCCAAAAAGCTCGGCATGACGGTGATAGGCATCTCCTGCATGACCAACTACGCCTGCGGTGTGACGGGACAGCCCCTTTCCCACAAGGAAGTCGTTGAATCGGGAAAAATGATTTCATGCGATTTCATACGGCTTATAAAGAGTATTCTTTCCTCAAAAAAATTCTGA
- a CDS encoding 2,3-bisphosphoglycerate-independent phosphoglycerate mutase encodes MFPENVMMGLSEKTPSRICMIVVDGLGGIPVNGKTELEAAVCPNLDAFAKESVCGRNVPVALGITPGSGPGHLALFGYNPMTYQIGRGVLEALGIGLEMTEFDMAARANFATLKDGLIVDRRAGRIPTEENERLVKKLSEKITEIDDVKVKIFPGKEHRFVVMFTGENLCGDLADADPQKEGLPPLKCRNTSEASSRSARIVNAFITRLNEALEDEAVANTALMRGFACLPDIPKMSELYKLKCGAFATYPMYKGLASLVGMDIVDCGATPESQLEALKKKGSVFDFIYYHYKYPDSRGEDGDFEGKVKAIEAFDKLLPEIISQNFDVVCITADHSTPAKMSAHSWHPCPIAIKSKYEIADDISVFSERAFENGSIGRIWSADIMPILMANALKLKKFGA; translated from the coding sequence ATGTTTCCTGAAAATGTGATGATGGGCCTGTCTGAGAAGACGCCGTCAAGAATATGCATGATCGTCGTCGACGGCCTCGGCGGCATTCCTGTCAACGGCAAGACGGAACTTGAAGCGGCCGTGTGTCCGAACCTTGACGCTTTCGCGAAGGAGTCTGTCTGCGGAAGAAATGTGCCTGTGGCGCTGGGTATAACGCCCGGCTCCGGGCCCGGGCATCTCGCGCTTTTCGGATATAATCCCATGACATACCAGATAGGAAGAGGCGTTCTCGAGGCGCTGGGTATAGGTTTGGAGATGACGGAATTTGATATGGCCGCGAGGGCGAATTTCGCCACTCTCAAAGACGGGCTCATCGTTGACCGGAGGGCCGGGCGGATTCCCACGGAGGAGAACGAACGGCTTGTCAAAAAACTTTCCGAAAAAATAACGGAAATAGACGATGTGAAAGTGAAAATTTTTCCCGGAAAAGAACACAGGTTCGTGGTTATGTTCACCGGAGAAAATCTTTGCGGCGATCTTGCCGACGCCGATCCCCAGAAGGAAGGCCTTCCGCCGCTCAAATGCAGGAACACCTCCGAGGCCTCGTCAAGATCTGCCCGAATTGTCAACGCTTTCATAACACGGCTGAATGAGGCTCTTGAAGACGAAGCGGTAGCCAACACGGCGCTCATGCGGGGTTTCGCGTGCCTGCCGGACATCCCGAAGATGAGCGAACTCTACAAACTGAAATGCGGGGCCTTCGCCACCTATCCCATGTATAAAGGGCTCGCCTCGCTTGTGGGAATGGATATTGTCGATTGCGGCGCAACGCCGGAGAGCCAGCTGGAAGCGTTAAAGAAAAAGGGCTCCGTCTTCGATTTCATCTATTACCATTACAAATACCCCGACTCCCGCGGTGAGGACGGGGATTTTGAAGGCAAAGTGAAAGCCATTGAGGCTTTTGATAAACTGCTTCCCGAAATAATATCACAAAATTTTGATGTGGTCTGCATAACGGCGGACCATTCAACGCCGGCGAAGATGAGCGCGCATTCCTGGCATCCCTGCCCCATAGCCATAAAATCAAAATATGAAATAGCGGACGATATATCCGTTTTTTCGGAAAGAGCTTTTGAAAACGGATCCATAGGAAGGATATGGTCGGCTGACATAATGCCTATCCTTATGGCAAACGCTCTGAAGCTAAAAAAATTCGGGGCCTGA
- a CDS encoding pyrimidine-nucleoside phosphorylase, translating into MFSVYEVIKKKRDGAVLSKEEIQFMISGFVKGDIPDYQISAFLMAIYFSDMTAEETTVLTECMVDSGDRVDLSSIKGFKVDKHSTGGVGDTTSLVLNPLVAACGGIVAKMTGRGLGHTGGTIDKLESIPGFSCSLPMEKFVENVNKIHIALIGQTAKLAPADKKIYALRDGTATVDSIPLIVGSIMSKKLAAGANGIVLDVKTGSGAFMETYEDAAKLAKAMVDVGELAGRRMVALVTSMEEPLGFAIGNAIEVKEAIATLKGQGPKDLEDLCVELGANMLIISGIAADIEDGKTRMKKAIADGSGLKKFKEMVEAQGGDPASIDNMDMLPRAKEEVEVASDRDGYVQKINALEVGLAANALGAGRAKQDDIVDPGVGIYLKKKVGDEVKKGEALAIFYYSDKVKFESAKKRFIAAYTIGAEKVASPKFFYGKADKNGIIKM; encoded by the coding sequence ATGTTCAGTGTTTATGAAGTGATCAAGAAGAAAAGGGACGGTGCGGTTCTTTCAAAAGAAGAGATTCAGTTTATGATATCAGGGTTTGTCAAAGGCGACATACCGGATTATCAGATATCGGCTTTTCTGATGGCAATATATTTTTCGGATATGACAGCGGAAGAAACAACGGTCCTGACGGAGTGCATGGTTGATTCCGGAGACCGTGTGGATTTAAGCAGTATAAAAGGTTTTAAGGTTGATAAGCATTCTACCGGCGGCGTAGGTGACACTACCTCACTGGTGTTGAATCCTCTTGTCGCGGCCTGCGGCGGTATCGTTGCTAAAATGACGGGACGGGGCCTGGGCCACACCGGCGGCACTATCGATAAACTTGAATCTATTCCGGGTTTTTCCTGCAGTCTGCCAATGGAGAAGTTTGTTGAGAACGTAAATAAAATACATATCGCACTCATAGGACAAACAGCAAAGCTCGCCCCCGCGGATAAGAAAATATACGCGTTACGCGATGGGACGGCGACAGTGGATTCCATCCCTCTGATAGTCGGAAGTATTATGAGCAAGAAACTCGCGGCGGGAGCCAACGGTATCGTTCTTGATGTGAAAACCGGGTCAGGCGCTTTTATGGAAACATATGAGGATGCCGCAAAACTCGCGAAAGCCATGGTTGATGTCGGGGAACTTGCCGGTAGAAGAATGGTGGCGCTTGTTACTTCAATGGAAGAACCCCTGGGCTTCGCAATAGGTAACGCCATAGAAGTTAAGGAAGCGATAGCCACCCTTAAGGGCCAAGGGCCCAAAGACCTTGAAGACCTCTGCGTTGAACTTGGAGCGAATATGCTTATCATATCCGGAATCGCCGCCGACATAGAAGACGGAAAAACCAGAATGAAAAAAGCCATTGCCGACGGCAGCGGCCTTAAGAAGTTCAAAGAAATGGTAGAGGCTCAGGGAGGAGATCCGGCCTCTATTGATAATATGGATATGCTTCCCAGGGCAAAAGAGGAAGTTGAGGTTGCCAGCGACCGTGACGGATATGTGCAGAAGATCAACGCTCTTGAAGTCGGACTTGCCGCCAATGCTCTTGGCGCGGGACGGGCCAAGCAGGATGATATAGTGGATCCCGGAGTAGGTATATATCTGAAAAAGAAGGTTGGTGATGAAGTCAAAAAAGGCGAAGCGCTTGCAATATTTTATTACAGCGATAAGGTTAAGTTTGAATCCGCGAAAAAGCGTTTTATCGCCGCTTACACCATAGGAGCTGAAAAAGTCGCATCTCCTAAATTTTTCTACGGCAAAGCCGATAAAAACGGCATCATCAAGATGTAA
- a CDS encoding phosphopentomutase: MTEGAKRVIVIVLDSVGVGEMPDAAEYGDKGSDTLGHIVEKFKGLDLPNLEKLGLGKIKNLHPGKEAPEAQGAYGRMAEVSASKDTTAGHWEIMGSPARRPFPTYPDGFPEDLLNTFKKAAGVDGILGNKASSGTVILEELGEEHVKTGFPIVYTSADSVFQIAAHEKYFGLDRLYSVCEKAREILTGPHAIARVIARPFNGEAGSFARTTNRKDYAIEPVSITLMDLAKASGVNVVGVGKIGDIFAHRGLTEEQHTGLNGAGIKQTIEDIKRVPEKKELLFVNLVDFDSLFGHRRNTQGYYDALKEFDAALPEIRKSMLKNDILILTADHGCDPTYIAHTDHTREFVPLIVSGSMVKAGVDLGTRETFADIGATAAEYLGVEGLKKGTSFLKEIL, translated from the coding sequence ATGACTGAAGGCGCAAAGAGAGTTATCGTTATCGTTCTTGACAGCGTGGGCGTGGGCGAGATGCCGGACGCCGCTGAATACGGCGATAAAGGGTCCGACACACTGGGGCATATTGTTGAGAAATTCAAAGGCCTGGATCTGCCCAATCTGGAAAAACTGGGGCTGGGTAAAATAAAAAATCTTCACCCCGGCAAAGAAGCGCCTGAGGCTCAGGGGGCCTACGGAAGAATGGCGGAAGTATCCGCCAGCAAGGACACGACTGCGGGGCACTGGGAAATAATGGGAAGTCCCGCCAGACGCCCCTTCCCAACTTACCCTGACGGTTTTCCCGAAGACCTGCTGAACACCTTCAAAAAAGCCGCGGGGGTTGACGGCATCCTCGGCAACAAAGCCTCCTCCGGCACGGTTATACTGGAAGAACTAGGAGAAGAGCACGTAAAGACGGGATTCCCAATTGTTTACACTTCCGCCGACAGCGTTTTTCAGATAGCGGCCCACGAAAAATATTTCGGCCTGGACAGACTTTACAGTGTCTGTGAAAAAGCCAGAGAAATACTGACGGGGCCTCACGCCATAGCGCGCGTCATAGCCAGGCCCTTCAACGGCGAAGCCGGCAGTTTCGCGCGAACAACGAACCGCAAGGATTACGCCATAGAACCGGTGTCAATCACGCTTATGGATCTCGCTAAAGCGTCCGGAGTAAATGTCGTGGGGGTCGGAAAAATAGGAGATATTTTCGCCCACAGAGGTCTGACCGAAGAACAGCACACCGGCCTTAACGGCGCGGGAATAAAACAGACGATCGAAGATATAAAGCGGGTTCCTGAAAAAAAAGAGCTTTTGTTTGTGAATCTGGTGGATTTTGATTCACTGTTCGGTCACAGAAGAAATACTCAGGGTTATTACGACGCCTTAAAGGAATTTGACGCGGCTCTGCCGGAGATAAGAAAATCCATGCTGAAAAACGACATACTCATCCTCACCGCGGACCACGGATGCGATCCGACATACATCGCGCACACAGATCACACGAGAGAATTTGTGCCGCTGATAGTGTCAGGGAGCATGGTAAAAGCCGGTGTGGATCTGGGAACGCGGGAGACTTTCGCCGATATAGGGGCCACGGCGGCGGAATATCTCGGCGTGGAAGGCCTCAAAAAGGGAACATCATTTTTAAAGGAGATATTATGA